The nucleotide window TCTCGAGGAAGCCTTCGCTGATCTTCATCCTCTGGGCCGGCATCTTGGCGAGAATTCCCTCGGCAACCTCTACGGCGAAGCCGAACTCGGGGTCATAGGACTTAAACTGATGGTGACCTTCGATGGTGGGAGTTACCCTGTTCCTTATCTCATCAAGCTTCTTCTTGGCCCCGCCGCCGAACTCCACCTCGTATATTTCCCTCCCCTCGATTATCTCGGTAGGAGCTGAGTACTTGTCGGCCTCCTTGAGTCTGTCAGCTATCTTCGAGAGCCTCACGAGCTCATCCCTGAGGATGTTCCAGTCCTTGTATGCCGCAGCCGTCCTCCAGAGGACGCCCCACTCTCCAAGGTCAACGCTGAGGCCGAGTATCCTGAGCCTCTCCCTCTCTTCAGGATCCTTTATCTTTCTTGAAATCTTAACATGCCTCTGGACGCCGATGGGCTTTGGAATAAGCACGGCGTAGTCGCCTGGAATCGTTATGAGGACGCTGAGGTGGGGGAGAACGTTGTGCTTCTTCACTTGGACGACAACTTCGTCACCCTCGGTAGCATCGGGAAGCTCCTCTATGAGGACCGTCCCTATGGCGTTCCCTATGTCCACGTAAACGTACCTGTCGTCCCTCTTCACGACGAGCCCCTTGTAGACCCCGTAGAGCCTGTAGGGGAGCCTCCTGAAGAAGACGTCTATGAACTCCTCTTCAAGGACCTTCCTTACATCCTCAACCCTCGTCCCAACTATCGTTATCCCATTGTTTCTGTCGTAGATGTCCACGTCGAAGTCGTCATAGCTCTTCTCTATGCCAAGCCTCTCAGCTATGACGTCGCTCGGCTGGACTATGCGGAAGCCCCTGTCGAGGAGTAGCTTGCTGAGGGCCGTGCTGTATATCCCCCTAATCCTCACCGCTACTCCTGAGTTTGTAGACACCTTCACCACCCCTTTCCTTTCTTTCCACAACGCCTATGAGTGTGAGCCCTTCGAGTATCTCCCTCACGGTCTCCCTATCTATTCCGGTATCGGCCGAAACGTTTCTCGCCTCAACCCAACCTAGTCCGCGCTCGTGCCATCTCTTAAGCGAGTCTTCAACCTTATGGACGAGGGAGGGATTCGAATAGAGCCAGTGGGCAAGGCTTGCAAGGATGTTTATCTTCCTTTCAATATCCTCAATCCTATTTAGACGCTCCAGTATTCCGGGTGGTAGCTTTTTCTCCTTTTCGCCATCCCCGAGCAGTTCCAGTAGCTCCACTTCCCCTACCACCTTTGCAAGCGCCTGGGACACGGAGTAATCGTAGACCCTGTGGAACTGCCACATTCTTCTCAGAACTCCCTTCAGCCTTTCTCTGTCCGAGAACCCCTTGATAGAACTGACTATTTCAAGGGCTTCCTCTATCCGGAACTTCATCTGATGTTCGGCCTTCTGTAGCTCCCTCACCGCCGTCTCAAATTCCCCTCCCACCTTAGAGGCCTCGGCGAGGAGCTGGGCCACTACAGACGCCTTCTCCTTAGAGATCGAATGGAGATCTGAGAGAATGACTTTAATTTCATCGAGGGCTTCAGCACTTATTAACTTCGTGAAAAGCTTCTCAAACCTTCTGTGAAGGTCCTCAAACCTTTTAACAAGCATTTTCATCTTGCTCAACTGGTTCCCCCAGAACCTTAGAAGGGCGAACTGATACTTTTACTTTTTGGCCAAATTTATTTACTATGGGGGCCAACCACCGCCTTGGAACCATAGAGTCGGAGGTGTTCAGGGATGCCGGCCGTGAAAGTAAGGAAGGAGAGGGCCGAGGAAGTGAAGAGGAAGCTTAAGGTCCTCGGCATATACGACGGCAAGAGGCGCCCCTTGAGGGAAGGTCTCTATGTTCTTCTCCCCGTGACCGACGCTGAGAAGGCTGGGAAGCTTGGCCTCGAAGTCCTCGACGTTGAGCTTCCCCTCAGGCCCGAGAGGCAGATATACAAGAACCTGGAGACGGTCCTCAGGGAGAGGCTGACGGAGGAGGAGCTGAAATACCTGAGGCGTTACGACATAATCGGGGACATAGCGGTCGTCCAAATACCGAGGGAGCTGGAGCATTGTGTTGATGACATAGTCTGGGCCATAAGGAAGCTTCATCCATTCGTCCGCGTCATAGCGAGGAGGGGGTTCCACACTGGTGAGTTCAGGGTTAGGGAGCTTGAGGTTATATGGGGTGAGCCCCGATTGGAGACTATCCACAGGGAGAACGGCGTCGCTATAAAGGTTGACCTTTCGAAGGTATTCTTCAACCCGAGGATGAAGGGCGAGCGCTACCGTCTGGCTCAGCTCGTCCGCGATGGGGAGCGTATTCTAATTCCCTTCGCTGGCGTCCTGCCCTATGCACTCGTCATAGCCCGGTACAGACGGGTTCATATAACTGCTGTCGAGCTCAATCCTGACGCTATACGCCTTGGTATTGAGAACATCGAGCTGAATAAGAAGAGGCTTAGAGGTGAGATAGAAGTCATAGAGGGGGATGCCTTCGAAGTCCTGCCGACCCTTCCGAATTACGACCGCGTGATAAGCCCCACTCCGAGGAGCGTTGATGCGCTCGCGCTGACGCTGGATAAGGCCGAGAGATGGCTTCACTACTATGAGTTCGTCCACGAGGACGAAATAGGGGCCTTCAGGGAAAGGATACTCCGCGAATGCAAGAGGCAGGGCAAGGAGTGCGCCCTTAGGGTAAAGAAGGTCAGTGACTTCAAGCCACACGTCTTCAAGGTCTGCGCGGACATAGAGGTTAAACGGAAGCATTAACTCAAAAGGCTTTTCTAAAATTTTGTGCAGACCAATACCGGGGAAGCCGATGCTGATAGACAGATTCGGAAGGCCTGTGACAAACCTCCGGATATCCCTGACGAAGGAGTGCAACTTAGCCTGCTTCTACTGCCACAGGGAGGGGCAGGACGACGGAGAAAGGGTCATGACACCCGAGGAAATCGAGCGGGTTGTAAGAATAGCCTCAAGGCTTGGAATAAGGAAGGTCAAGCTCACAGGTGGGGAGCCAACGGTAAGGGAGGACATCGTCGAGATAGTGAGGAGAATAAGGCCCTACGTGGTCGATCTCTCGATGACTACCAACGGGACCACTCTCTACAGGCTTGCGGAGGAGCTCAGAGAGGCTGGCCTCGACAGGGTGAACGTCAGCCTTGACACCCTCGACAGGAAGAAGTACAAGAAGATTACCGGCTTTGACGTCCTTCCCTGGATTCTCAGGGGGATTGAGAAGGCCGTGAAACTCTTTCATCCCGTGAAGCTTAACATGGTTGTCATGAGGGGAATAAATGATGATGAGATATGGGACATGATTCGATTTGCGGCCGAGATCGGGGCCGTGCTCCAGCTCATAGAGATAGAAGTTCCGAGGGAGATGGAAGATAGTCCTTTCTTCAGGGAGTTTTTCTACCCCTTGAAGCCCCTCGAGGAGGAGTTCGAGAGGCTGGCCCTCGAAGTGAGGGAAAGGCGGATGCATAGGCGGAGAAAGTACTTCATTCCAATCGATGGAAAGGTCGCGGAGGTTGAGGTCGTAAGGTCGATGCACAACACGGTCTTCTGCATGAACTGCACGCGCTTGAGGCTCACGGCCGACGGCTACCTGAAGACATGCCTCCTTAGGAAGAACGACCTCATAGATATTCTCGGTCCAATGAGAGAGGGTGCGAGCGATGCGAAGCTCGTGGAGATATTCAAAGAGGCAATACTCATGAGGCGGCCGTATTGGAAGTGAAAGCAGCCTTATGAATTATGGGAGCTTCTTCTGCTACATTTTACCATAACTGTTGTGCCGCAGGGTTCCTCTTAGTGCAGTCCTAGCAGAACAGTCAAGCTGGGAAGGAAATGTAAATATTACTTCTTCAGAAAGTTAGAGGAGATTACTTGCTTGCCCTTTTCTTCTCCTTGGATTTCTCTCCCTATTCCTTCCTCCTCTGATCCGTCTTTTTTGAACACAAAAAAATTTATATTAATAAAACAAATAATAATGATTTGAAGTGACTGCGCATGAAAAAATCGTGGTCATAATTTTGGTTAACTATATTATCCTTGCTCGTGTAATACTTAAGGTTCTGGCTCAGAGTTACGACGTGATATTGACTGACGGCCCAGGGCCGTATTTCTCGGCAAGTACATCCGTTGGCCTTTGTACCTTTGGCCTTAGCGGGAGCATATCTTATCCTGTGCCGGGAGATTTTACAAATGGAAGAGTTACGGTAATAGGTAAGGGATGTTAATAGGGTGGCACTATGAAAGAATTTATTGAGGGAGGTGGGTAAGATGAAGAGAAAATTATTCGTGTCTTAATACTATCCATTTCGAGCTTTGTTTTTGCTTATGCCTCAGGAGCTCCTGGAGAATATGAACTTTTAAAAGCAATTAAAACCCTTGAAGAATATAAATATATTCAGATTGTGGAGTTTGACAACTATCTAGTTACCTCGGACGAAGGGAAAACGTGAAGGAGATATTTTTGTATCACGGAAAGCTAATCGAAAGGGGCTACGTCAACTCAAGGGAAGGAATATTGGAGCAATCTCAGGAGTTTTACATCAATGGTTCGCTGGTAAGCAGGGGATACATCAAAATTGTTAACGGAAAGGTAGTCATGGGCCATCTTGAGCAACATGGTAATAGAATTGAGTAAACTAAGGAAAATTCCATTAAGTTAACGGGTCACACCCTTGATTTTGTGGCATCTAAGCTTGTGAAGCTCGAGCCTCTTAAGGTTGTGAAGATGGCAAGGTACATTAAACTAAAGACACCTTTAATTGACAGGTTCCTTATGAAGCTCGGACTCAAAGCAGAAAGCTATGAATATGATAATAGTTATGCCCTCTGGCCAGAAGTGGATAGTGAAAACCAACGAAAAAGGTGTTCCAATGAGCTTAGAAAACATTCCAGGCAATGATAAAGAACCAAAGGTGAGAATATTAATTGAGCCTATTTCTTCCCAATGAAGTCGAAGAGGGTAACCTGCCTTCCTTTCTTCTCCTTGGGCTTCTCTTTCTCTTCCCTCCTCTTCTCCTCAGGCTTCTTCTCCTTTTCCTCCCCTTCTTCGGCCTCTTCTTCCACTTCGACTTCTTCCTCTTCTATCTCTTCTATTTCCCCTTCAGGAATTTCCCTTTCTTCCTCCTTGGGTCTCATCTCCTTAAGTTTCCTTCTAAGGGCAAGGGCCTTACCCCAAATGGTCCCCGCCTTCTCGGAGTCAGTCGTTAAGAATGCTACCTCCTTCTCGCCCAGTCCGAGGAAGACCGTGAAGTGGGCAGCCAGCTCTAGGTTGTTCTCGAATATCGTCCTGAGGATCTTCATAGTCTCTATGGCCTCGAGCTTGCCCATGTGCATCCCCGACATTATCTTCTTTAAAATCGAGTCCCTGAGGGAACGCTCCTCTTTGCTCTCGGCCAGCATCTTGAGGCTCTTTGGGGGATAGAACTTTGCGAAGCCCCTCTTCTTGGTCCCCGCGACGGCGACGCCTGCCGTCATCATGTCTATGGCGTACTTCCAGAGGGAGTAGTTGCCCGTCCTCGTGGCTCTTCCGAGGTATATATCGGCCCTGCTTATCGCATCGTAGGCCCTTGCGACTTCCTCTGACCTGAGGTAGATGTAGGGGATGTTCTCGTCCACCCAGAGTAGGAACTCATCGGGCATCATATCAAGGTTCCACATTGCCATTTTAGCTTTCTTCGCGTTGTCGCTCCCGAACACCAAACCCAAGGCCTGGAACACCGTCTTTTCTACATCTCTGTAAGCCAGAATGGCCTTAGCATCCTCGTAGTCTCCAATGGCGACGGTCTGAAGGTCGTTTATCGCAGCTCTCAAATCGCCGCTTGCCCTCTTCGCTATTTCGTAGAGGAGATCCTTCGGAATCTCAAGTCTTTCTGCCTTTAATATCCTTAGGAGGGCCTTCACTATGTCTCTCTGGGTCAGCCGCTTGTACTCCACGAGCTCTGCCTTCTCCCTTATCTCCCTCGGAACCTCCCAGTACTTATTGGCTGCCATGATTATGGGGTTCTTTGCCTTGTCGATGAGTTTGGCTATTTCCTTGGCCCCGCTCGGCTCTATGTTGTCGGCCTCGTCAAGGAATATGAGCTTTCTCCTTTTCCCGAGGATATCCATGGTGTATGCTGCTTGCACATAGCGCTCTATCTTTTCATAAGTCCTCTCATCGCTTGCGTTGAGCTCTATGACCTCGAAGCGGTACTCGTGGGCGAGGGCGTACACCGTCGTCGTCTTCCCGCTCCCCGGGGGGCCGGCAAGGAGGAGAGCCTTCTTCTTAGGCCTTCCGTGAAGCCACGCCTCTATCCAGGCCCTGACCCTTTCAAGGGCCTGCTCCTGGTTAATTATCTCGCTAAGTCTTCTCGGCCTGTACTTCTCAACCCAAGGGAGCATAGGCATCACTTGCCTATCAGCGTGAACTGGGCGAGCAGGGCCTCAAGCTGAATCATCTCATTGGCCCCCTCTACGAGGCGGAAGTTGTACTCTCCGATTTTGTCCGCCAGCTGAACCTTCTTGGGCTCGCTTATGGGTAGGTTAAAGACTTCCCTGTGCATCTGGATTAGTACGTCCTCGCCGCTGAGACCCTGCTTGAGGAGGATCTCCCTGAGTTTCTCCCTCGCCTTGAGGAAGTTGCCCTCTAAAGCCAGTAGCATCATCTCTCTTATATCCTCCGGTCTTGCCCTGCTGGCTACTGTGAACACGTTCTCGTCGGTTATCTTCTTGTCGAGGGCTGCTGCAGCTTGCAAAACGTTGATGGCCCTCCTCAGGTCGCCCTCAGCAACGTAGAGGATTGCCTGAAGGCCCTCCTCCGTCAGCTCGAGGCCTTCTTGCTCAGCTATGTACTTCAGGCGCTTCGCGACGTCCTCATCGCTCAGGGGCCTGAAGCGGAAGATTGCACATCTGCTCTGGATGGGCTCAATGATTCTCGACGAATAATTCGCTGAGAGGATAAACCTCACGTTGTTCGAGAACATCTCCATCGTTCTCCTTAAGGCCTGTTGGGCATCTTGGGTTAAAGCATCTGCTTCGTCGAGGAAGATTATCTTGAAGCTTGCACCACCGATAGGCTTTGTTCTTGCGAATTCCTTTACTTTTTCCCTAATAACGTTTATCCCGCGCTCATCGCTCGCGTTTAATTCTAAAAAGTTGTGCCTCCAGTTTTCTCCGAAAAGCTCCCTCGCAAGGGCCAGAGCGCTGGTAGTCTTCCCAGTACCGGGCGGCCCAGCGAAGAGCAGATGCGGCATCGAGCCGGTCTTAACGTAGTGCTTGAGCCTCTTAATTATGTGCTCCTGACCTACTATATCATCGAGCCTTTGAGGCCTATACTTCTCAACCCACGGCTTCTCGAGAACTTTGACTTCTCTAACCTCCTCTGCCATACTCCCACCTGAAAAGAGTAGCGGGCGTAGAAGTATTAAAGGCTTTCCAAAAAAGAAGTTAGCCGAGAGCGGCAAGGAGCTTCTCGACGAACATCTTCTCGGGGTAGGCACCCTCAAACTGAACCTTGTCCTCTCCGTCCACTTGGATTACTATCTTGGGAACGGCCATAACGTTGTACTGGTCGGCCCACTCCGGGTACTCCATGGCCTCGACCATATCTCCCTTTATTTTGCCCTTGCCTGCGTTGGTGTTCTCGATGGCGAACTTGTGGGCCATCCTGACTGCCATCGGGCAGTAGGGGCAGGTAGGGGTTACGAAGACGAGTATCCTGACATCCCTGTCTATCCCCCGGATGGTCTCCTTGGTGTCGGGCATGAGGTCCGTCTGAGCGTTGCTGACGTCGACTATGTCCTCGAGGAATGCGGCGAACTCATGGCCGGCTGGGAGTCCAAAGTAGCGGACGCCCATATCCCTGCCGTCCTGGGTTATGGTGACAGCTGGAGCCCGGTCCACCTTGTACTGCTCAGCGATCTTCCTGCCCTCCTCCGTGTCGAAGTCATAAACCTCGTAGGTAAGCTTATCTGTGAGCTCTGAAAGCTCCTGCACAAGTTGCTTGAGTTGGTCACAGTACTGGCAGTGCTCTTTTCCGACGAAAACTATGAGCTTGACGGGATTTGTCATCTTGGAGAAGAACTCCTCCCGAATCACCTTCTTGTCCTCCTCACTGATAAGTCCCATATTCCTCACCTCCATCTAAACGTTTATAACCTCCGTGGGCAAACCTCAAGTTGATTCAAATCAAGGTTGCCAACCGAAGGTTGAATGAACACTATATAAGCTTTGCGCCACACATATGTGTAGGTGATGGTTATGAAGCCCGACATCTTTTACATCCTCGGGAACAGGGTCAGGCGGGATATACTATCCCACCTCACCTGCATGGAGTGTTACTTCAGCCTCCTCAGTAGTCGGGTAAGCGTGTCCTCGACGGCCGTTGCTAAGCACCTAAAGATTATGGAAAGAGAGGGTGTTCTGAAGTCCTACGAGAAGGAGGAGCGCTTCATAGGTCCCACAAAGAAGTACTACCAGATATCGGTGTCCCGCTCCTACGTCGTGACCTTAACACCCCACATGTTCTGGTACCGGGGTCTGGATCTTGATGCGGAGGAACTTGGGGACTTCATGATAAACCTCTCGGCCCTTAGGAAGGATCCCGAAGGTTTAAGGGAACTTCTAGCTGAATTTCTCAAGGCCAACCGGGAGCTTGAGAAGATTCTGGAGGCCTTCAGGCAGGTTGAATCCTACAGGAGCAGACTTATTAGGAAGATAAAGGATACGTACCTGAAAGAGATAGGGGATATGACAACGCTGGCCGTGCTTCATTACCTTCTCCTACATGGGGAAGCGACAATCGAGGAGCTCAGCGACAGGCTTAACCTCAAGGAGAGGGAGGTCAGGGAGAAAGTAAGGGAGCTGACTAAGTTCGTTCCGATAACGATAAAAGACGGTGTCATAAAGCTGGACGAGGAGAAAATACTTGCGGGGGGAGAATGATGCCGAGAAAAGTCAGGATTCTTGTCAACGAGGACAAGTGCTACCTCTGTGGTGGATGCGCCGGCGTCTGTCCGGCCCTCGCGATAAGAGTCGGCTCCAAGTGGGAGTTTTCCGGGGATAAATGCATCTCCTGCATGATATGTGTTAAGGCCTGTCCAGTTGGTGCCCTCACGGCCGAGGAGGTGTCCGGATGAGGTACGACGTCGTTGTAGTGGGGGCAGGTGTCGCTGGCCCGATAGTTGCAAGGAACGTTGCGAGGGCTGGCTTCTCGGTTCTGCTCATCGATAAGAAGGCCGCCATAGGAACCCCGAAGCAGTGCGCCGAGGGCATAAGCGTGAATGTCTTTGAGCAGTTCGACATCCCCTACGACAGGCGGTTCATAAACAGGGAGATATACGGGGCGAGGCTGTATTCGCCGAGTGGATACACCGCCGAGCTCAGGTACAAAAAGGTTAGCGGCGTTATTCTTGAGAGAAAGGTCTTCGACAAAATGCTCGCATACTATGCTGCCAAGGCCGGGGCGGACGTCCTTGCGAGGACTGAAGCTCTTGACGTTATCAGAAAGGACGGTAAAATCGTTGGAATAAAGGCAAAGCACGAGGGCGAGCTCATTGAAATATACGCTGACATTATAGTCACCGCCGACGGCGTCGAGAGCACCATCGCGAGGAAGGCTGGCATAGATACCTACGCTCCTCCCCACGAGTTCGACTCCTCCTATGAATACGAGATGCTCATTGAGGGCTACGATCCAGACCTTATCCACCTCTGGTTCGGCAATGAGGTAGCGCCGAGGGGTTACGTCTGGGTCTTCCCGAAGGACGAGGATAGGGCTAACGTGGGTATAGGGATAAACGCTGACAATCCGAGAACCGCTAAATACTACCTCGACAGGTGGCTCAAGGAGAACAACATAAACGCCAAGAAGCTACTCGAGATAAACGTCGGGCTAGTTCCGGTTGGCGGCTTTGTCAAGGAGCTCGCTAAGGAGAACGTGGTTGTAGTTGGAGACGCTGCAAGACAAGTCAACCCCATGCACGGCGGCGGCATGGCAGAGGCGATGAAGGCCGGAACAATGGCTGCCAAATGGATAGTCAGAGCCCTTGAGGAGGAGGATATCGGGCTCCTCCAGAACTACACGAAGGAATGGTGGGAGAAGGAAGGTCCAAGGATGGAAAGGCTTCTCAAGCTCAGGAGGGCCACTGAAAAGCTAACGGACGAGGATCTTGACCTCTTCATCCAGCTACTCAGTGGAATGGACTTGGAAAAGCTCGCGAGCGGGAACTACGCTGAGGTCATTAAAGTCCTCCTTAAGAATCCGAAGGTAATAATGAGTAAGAGGAGGCTCGAAATCCTCAGGGCCCTGCTATGAGGTCGTCGAAGGTGGGGCCCACCGGTAGCCTTCTCTTGTGTTCGCTTGTTTTTACTAGTTTTTCGACGTGTTCGACTTTTTCAATGGGGATTTCAAGTTCTTTGGCTATTTCCTCTGGGGATTTTTTCAAGTCAATGAGCCTCCATAGTATTTCGTCGAGGAGTTTGTAGTTTATTCCTAGTTCGTCTTCGTCTGTCTGGCCTTTCCAGAGGCCGGCGGTGGGTTCCTTTTCAATTATCCTCTTGGGAACGCCAAGCCTATCTGCGATGGCCCAGACCTCAGTTTTGTAGAGGTTTATGAGTGGGGCGTAATCACTTGCCCCATCACCCCACTTGGTGAAGTATCCAGTCAAAAATTCACTCCTGTTACTTGTCCCGAGAACTAACCGATTCATGCTGTTGGCATAGGCATAGAGTAAAATCATCCTAGCTCGAGCCATAATGTTGCCAAGAGTCTTCCTGTCGGGCTCAAAACCAAGCTGGGAAACCAGAGAATCAACAATAGGCTTAATGCTTATGACCCTACACTCAATGCCAAGAGTTTCACAAACTAATCTTGCATCCTCCAAATCCCCATTGTCGTAGTAGGGCATTATCAAACCAAGAACTTTCTCCCGCTCAAGGGCCCTAACAGCCAAAAATGCCGTGGTTGCGCTATCAACTCCTCCGCTTATCCCTATAACGACCCCACTCACTCCCGCCTCTCTGACCTTCCTCCTGATGAAGTCCACAATCCTTTCGATGGCAGCCTCGTAATCAAGCCTCCTCATAGCTCAGCCTCCCCCAGAAACTCCAGTATGTCTAGAAGTCTCCTATCCTTTACCCTCATAAGAACACCCGTAACCTCCTCTCTTCCAACCTTCCCAGCTTTGTAAAGGGCTATGGCCTTGATGCCCTCGAAGAAGTCCTTAATCTCCGGAAGGGCGGCCGCAAACATGGGCATGTTCCTGTACACGAGCTCGAAATCGTCTTCGAGGATGAGTTGCCAGACGACGTCTATGAGGGCGTCGAAGGCGACTTCGAACTGCTCTGTTTCCTTAGACTCTACGAGGGCGTAGAGGCATTCTTGAAGGGCAGCCTCGTAGTTGTCCTCCTCCTCGAATATCTCTTCGAAGGCGAGGTGCAGCTGAGCTCTTAGGGCGGGTGTTTTAACCCTCGGAAGGAGGGCTGCAAGCATTGCCTTGGCTTCATCAACCTTTCCGAGTTCGAACGTCACGTAGCCTTCGTATATTTTCACGTGGAGGAGGTCTTCCTCAGCTCCAAGCTCCTCCAAGATTTCTTCTGCCTTCTTCAGTAGCTCTAGGGCCTTTTCGTACTCGTGGAGTTCCTCGTGGATGAGGGCCATGTTGTAATACACCTTTGCTAGGTTCTCCCTGTTCCCCCTGCTCGCCTCCTCCTCGATGAGTCCCCTGTAAATTTCGAGGGCCTTCTCGGGATTGCCGAGTAGGAAGTGCAGATCGGCGAGGTGAAACTTGACCTCGAATCCGTCCTTCTCTGCCAGCTTCTCGAAGTCTTCAAGCTTGTCTATTCCGAAGACTTCGGCATAGTAGTACAGAACGAGCTTGTAGAGCTCATAGTCCTCACTCTTCTTAGCGAGCTCCTCAGCCTTTTCGAGAACCTCTCTGAGCTCCTCGTCGCTCAGCTCGTCTGCCTTCAGGTAAAGCAACCGGGCGACTTCTTTCGTGTTCCCCCTCTCAATGGCTTTCATAAGCTCCTCCATTCTCGCACCTCCAGTTCATCGTTCGTGCCAAATCACCTTAAACCTGTCGATGAGGATGACGGTTTCCTCAAGTTTCGCACCCGTCAGGGAATCCACGATGACTAGGGAGACCGAGACGTAGAGTGTGCCACTGACTGGAAGGCTTCCCTCGAACTCGATCCTCATCCAGGAGTTCTTAACGTCCATCGTAGCGTTGGGAATGCCCAAGTTCTGGACTAAGATAGCTTTAACCTCGTCCTCGCTGAGGAATGGAACGTATGATTCTCCATATTTGAGGGAAAGTGCCACGGGGTTGTAATCGAGGAAAAATTTGGCGAACTCCTCCGGCGGAATTATCAGGGTCTCGTTTGTCTCCTCTATCCAGCCATTTGGTGTCAGCGTGTAGACCTTATTCCCCTCAATCCTTAGCCTTATGGGAACCCTGATGTTATCGGGAAGGGTCGTTATCGTCGAGTTCACGTAGGCTTTTGTTCCCTCGACAGTGGCGTTCCTCTCAATGGCCATCCTCACGGTCTCCGTGAACGTCTCGTTTTCATCTTCGATTGTTATCGTTATGTTTACTTCTACGTGCTCCCAGTAGGTGTATGCCGTAGGAAATGACCGTGCCTCTTCGGTGCTCGTAAGCGTTTCGGTCACAGTGGGCGTTGGAGATGGGGGCGTTATCACCTCCCTCGGTTGAGAAGTCGTTGTCGTGCCCTCACCAAGGCATCCCGCCGTGAGGATAACCAGGATTAGAGCTATAACTATGCTCCTCATTGTGATCCCCAGCAGAATTGGGAAACAGTTTAAATAAAGGTTGACCCACAGTCCTCGGGGTGTGGAGATGAAGGTGGCCCTCTTCAGGAAGCCCGAGGACTTTGACATAGAGAAGGCCGTTTCCCTTGTCTCGTCTCCCGAGGTCGGTGGGGTGGTTATATTCCTGGGAAAGGTTAGGGAGGAAAACTTCGGTAGAAGGGTTTTGAAGCTTATATACGAGGCCTACGAGGAGATGGCACTCGCGGAAATGGAGAGGATAAGGGAGGAGGCCCTGAGGAAGTTCCCCCTAAAAGACATCCTAATATGGCATAGGGTGGGAGAACTAGAGATTGGAGAGAACACCATACTCATCGTCGCCGCCGGAAAGCACAGAAAAGAGGCATTCGAAGCTTGCTCGTGGGTCGTTGATGAGGTAAAGAGGCGAGTTCCCATATGGAAGAAAGAGGTTACGGAGGAGGGCGAGTTCTGGATAGAGGGAAACACGGCAAGACCTGCGCGCTGATTTTCGCTTTTTGAGTGACTACTAGCAGTGGTGTGCAAAATCCGTATAGAAAAAGTTAATATAGCGAGAATGCGGCACTCTAATCGGTGATTTTCGTGGAGAGGGTAAGTGCCGTAGGGATGGATGTGACTATTAGAGCGGGAAGAATCACGACCGTGGGGAAGCCGCCATGGGCTGAAGTCCAGCACAAGGGCAAGCTTGAGAGGCTTATACTTCAACTTGGCATAGGGAAAGGAAAGTTCTTGGAGGCCAAGGGCATTCCAAGGAGCATTGG belongs to Pyrococcus yayanosii CH1 and includes:
- a CDS encoding replication factor C large subunit, which codes for MPMLPWVEKYRPRRLSEIINQEQALERVRAWIEAWLHGRPKKKALLLAGPPGSGKTTTVYALAHEYRFEVIELNASDERTYEKIERYVQAAYTMDILGKRRKLIFLDEADNIEPSGAKEIAKLIDKAKNPIIMAANKYWEVPREIREKAELVEYKRLTQRDIVKALLRILKAERLEIPKDLLYEIAKRASGDLRAAINDLQTVAIGDYEDAKAILAYRDVEKTVFQALGLVFGSDNAKKAKMAMWNLDMMPDEFLLWVDENIPYIYLRSEEVARAYDAISRADIYLGRATRTGNYSLWKYAIDMMTAGVAVAGTKKRGFAKFYPPKSLKMLAESKEERSLRDSILKKIMSGMHMGKLEAIETMKILRTIFENNLELAAHFTVFLGLGEKEVAFLTTDSEKAGTIWGKALALRRKLKEMRPKEEEREIPEGEIEEIEEEEVEVEEEAEEGEEKEKKPEEKRREEKEKPKEKKGRQVTLFDFIGKK
- the taw22 gene encoding tRNA (guanine(37)-N1)/4-demethylwyosine(37)-methyltransferase Taw22: MPAVKVRKERAEEVKRKLKVLGIYDGKRRPLREGLYVLLPVTDAEKAGKLGLEVLDVELPLRPERQIYKNLETVLRERLTEEELKYLRRYDIIGDIAVVQIPRELEHCVDDIVWAIRKLHPFVRVIARRGFHTGEFRVRELEVIWGEPRLETIHRENGVAIKVDLSKVFFNPRMKGERYRLAQLVRDGERILIPFAGVLPYALVIARYRRVHITAVELNPDAIRLGIENIELNKKRLRGEIEVIEGDAFEVLPTLPNYDRVISPTPRSVDALALTLDKAERWLHYYEFVHEDEIGAFRERILRECKRQGKECALRVKKVSDFKPHVFKVCADIEVKRKH
- a CDS encoding replication factor C small subunit, producing MAEEVREVKVLEKPWVEKYRPQRLDDIVGQEHIIKRLKHYVKTGSMPHLLFAGPPGTGKTTSALALARELFGENWRHNFLELNASDERGINVIREKVKEFARTKPIGGASFKIIFLDEADALTQDAQQALRRTMEMFSNNVRFILSANYSSRIIEPIQSRCAIFRFRPLSDEDVAKRLKYIAEQEGLELTEEGLQAILYVAEGDLRRAINVLQAAAALDKKITDENVFTVASRARPEDIREMMLLALEGNFLKAREKLREILLKQGLSGEDVLIQMHREVFNLPISEPKKVQLADKIGEYNFRLVEGANEMIQLEALLAQFTLIGK
- a CDS encoding DUF402 domain-containing protein, yielding MSTNSGVAVRIRGIYSTALSKLLLDRGFRIVQPSDVIAERLGIEKSYDDFDVDIYDRNNGITIVGTRVEDVRKVLEEEFIDVFFRRLPYRLYGVYKGLVVKRDDRYVYVDIGNAIGTVLIEELPDATEGDEVVVQVKKHNVLPHLSVLITIPGDYAVLIPKPIGVQRHVKISRKIKDPEERERLRILGLSVDLGEWGVLWRTAAAYKDWNILRDELVRLSKIADRLKEADKYSAPTEIIEGREIYEVEFGGGAKKKLDEIRNRVTPTIEGHHQFKSYDPEFGFAVEVAEGILAKMPAQRMKISEGFLETVVRNKGPKQGWLFSLDHVKPDGQRIKIGPGEVIEVSTNPLRVKIRRHLKPGKFYDGLEIPIEPGDYAITEIEAGKWWFVHRYYDRNGNLKGEFYNINTPVEIYPDRARYVDLEVDIVKWPDGKKEIIDKDKLKEHYEDGIISEKLYRATLKIAQEIFERV
- the moaA gene encoding GTP 3',8-cyclase MoaA, whose product is MLIDRFGRPVTNLRISLTKECNLACFYCHREGQDDGERVMTPEEIERVVRIASRLGIRKVKLTGGEPTVREDIVEIVRRIRPYVVDLSMTTNGTTLYRLAEELREAGLDRVNVSLDTLDRKKYKKITGFDVLPWILRGIEKAVKLFHPVKLNMVVMRGINDDEIWDMIRFAAEIGAVLQLIEIEVPREMEDSPFFREFFYPLKPLEEEFERLALEVRERRMHRRRKYFIPIDGKVAEVEVVRSMHNTVFCMNCTRLRLTADGYLKTCLLRKNDLIDILGPMREGASDAKLVEIFKEAILMRRPYWK
- the pdo gene encoding protein disulfide oxidoreductase; protein product: MGLISEEDKKVIREEFFSKMTNPVKLIVFVGKEHCQYCDQLKQLVQELSELTDKLTYEVYDFDTEEGRKIAEQYKVDRAPAVTITQDGRDMGVRYFGLPAGHEFAAFLEDIVDVSNAQTDLMPDTKETIRGIDRDVRILVFVTPTCPYCPMAVRMAHKFAIENTNAGKGKIKGDMVEAMEYPEWADQYNVMAVPKIVIQVDGEDKVQFEGAYPEKMFVEKLLAALG